The genomic stretch TTTGTACGCATCAACAATAGTTTCAATCGAGTTACATTGTACGCATCAACAATAGTTTCTTCGCCACTCGTTCAGCTGATGGTTACATTGTAGGGCTAAGTTTCTTTGTTAATAGATTGATTTGACAAGATTGATTAGTATTGGCAGGGATAGGACAAGATCATTGACGGAGCCGGCTATCCAGTCGAAGAATTGGCACCCCGTACCCTCAAACATAGATAAGAATGCATGACTTTGAAGGCaatataaaattagggtttgacgtcgacataaataaaataatttaaatattaaaataactctattcatattatattaatattaatactttattattattaaaacataattaaaatatattatattataaattatcaTTATATCAACATTAATAATTGTAATTACTATAATAATAATGTATAAATATAATGAAATTGAATCATCATTCAAAAGTGTTGAACAAATGCATCCACCACGTGTTCAAGCATGTATCAACATATTATATGCCATGCCTTCATATGTACTCTTTAGAAGAATACTCAATATAACGACAACTAAGCTAAATATCACCAACGACCAACCTCAAAACATAAACATGTGCCATATTTTATGGAATCAAGCTCACACAAATACACCCAAGTGGTAAGGTCAAAGTATTTGCCTCAAAATCATGTCTACACAAAACCATTAACCCCTCATTTACTTTTTAATACTAAGTTTCCCAATTATTAAATATTGTTTCACATGTGCATTTCACACATAAAATATATAGCCAATATCACATATAACTTTACAAGTGGactcaaataaatatttaatgtttctaAACACATCTCCTAATAATGCATcccaaataaattttatatttaattaatgaaaagAATTTATGTGACACAAGGTAAATACAACACATATCCCTAACAAAAAGTGACATAAATCTCTTCATCTTTTAGATTCAATCTTTACAATAAGATTATAGAAGAACAATTAAGTAAGTTACTTTATGTAAACAACAAATACCTTGAACAATTGATCTATCTTGTAAGCCGAGATGTACATGTAAAGACCTTTGGataatcattttttgttttttgaaatttaattatttttagaagAGATGAAAAATCTAGAAGATTATTTGAGTTACAAGTGTGCTAAAGCACCCGGAAACACATCTAAAGGAATGTCGATAAGGATTATTTTTAGTCTCAAGGCAAATTTTAAACTTAAATTTTATCAAAAGGGGATTATTAATGAATGCATatcaaataaagaatatgcttttGCCATTTACATAATTTTTGATGAAAGAAAATTGGATAAACCGCCTTAATATTGAGATTAATTTTTTTAGGAACGTGAACCTTTTCTCTTAGTGACATATAATAATTGATTATCTATTTTGGAGCTTCAATCGGTCTACTTTCCCTTTCTCACACATACAACAATTCTTATTCTTCTTTTTTTATGTTCTTTGGAGGAGCTAAATCCATATGAAACTTCAAAAATATACTTGTCTATCCTATGTGTGTAATTGTGCTTATTCTTGCATTCCTCTTCCCCTTCACTTTTCATTTCCGTTTTCCTTTTCACTAGCTTATTTTTTCCCACCGTACTATTTATCTTAGAGAAAGAAATGCCCACTTTCTTTTCTAACTCTAAATAATGGATTTAGATTTAACCCTCATTTATATTCTATGGTTTAGCTATCAATAAGAGCCCCATTTCACGAGTAGCTCTTGATCTATAACATCCTTATAAGAAGCTATAATACCATCTTTCTAAATTCATTAGTTTTCACTTGAACATATTGGCATCACCCTTCTCCATAGTATTACAATTGAATGGATCTCTCTCCTTCATGGCAAATTGGATAAAATTTTCTTGAACAAACCTTAAATTATCATGCATACATATTGGTGGTAAATTCTAAATTCACAAGATAGAGGCATAACTTTCATGCTATTATAAATCGTGTTTGGGTAAATTTAGCCATCGAAGAGGGATCTTTTGATTAAGATTCATCTTGTGTAAACCAAAGTAGACTTCTTTTTTGGTAATCTATTGATCTAGCAAATTCTTATCCCAACCTTTCCGTTAAGAAGCCTATATTAATCTTGACTTCAACTCTATAAAACACATTATTCCAATTAAAAGATGAACCTCCTTGATCTTATTTGGCCTTATTTATGTCTTCTTCTATCTTTTAACTTCTTACataaaatctaaaataataaagaaaatttgtAACAAATCATCTTTCAACTTTCTAAGCCTTGCTTCATCCTCATCCATTTCTTATGGATGTGTAGTCAATGATCTTGTCCTATTCTATCCTCTTATTATGCCAATCGTAGTCAATCTTGTCGTGAGCATAACCAACAAGTAAACTTGTTTCCAATCAGTCTATTAACAAAGAAACTTAGCCCCACATGGACCCCTCAGTTGAACGAGTCGGGGAACAAAAATTTGTTTGATGTGTACACGTTAACTCTATCGAAACAAATTGCGTACAAGACCTCCAAAAGTCTTGTGTTAGTAGTCAACAAGGGAGTCGAATTGATGAGTCATGTTCACTATGTAGGTCCATAATTTCTAGAAGGCCATATGAGGTGAAGGGTGTCTCTCAACCGCACAATGCTGTCCACCGTGTTATTTCTGTCTCCCACTATAGTCAACATTCGGGGGATTTGAATAAGGATTTGTGGAGAGAATCGTTTGATCCACAACCACATTAAATAGTAGCATATGTATCAACCATTTCAAGTAGTACTCATTTTTTTTCAAGTATTTCTTCTGAAAAGACTTATTATACTTCTTTGATTCAGCATGATAAATAAAATTCTTAACCAAATATATTGCAATCTAATTATCATTGTCAATGCATACAATTCTTTTTGTTTCAAGCCAAATAACAAATCACAACCTCTATAGCCACACTACTTCCTTCCATGCACGAACAACTACAATCTACCTAGCATATGTTTCATATAATACAACCATTAACTATCTTTATTCTCATCAAAATTACCACTATAAAAATATTGAATACATATCTACTAATTGATCTTCAACCTAATTAGAATTCATAATTTTCTATAAgttttattttcatcattctttcttaactatatcatcacaaCCTGAGATATTGATGGTATATAACTGAGAAAATCTTGTATGCATAGAAACACAAGATTTAGCACCTTCAACACCTATTCTTCACTATACCCTTCCATCTCCTCTTCAGTTTTCACAACTAAAATATAGTATTCTCGCTAAATAATTGTTTCCTTATTCTTGTTGAAGATTATTaaactcttcttctttcttttaacATTCTTATATAAAATCAAAATTCCTAAACAAGACTAAAATTATATGTTTTCTAACCTATACAACTTTTTATCTAAGAGAAATTTGTATCACTTTCATCGTTTAACTTTTTAAGACATGCTTAATCGTCATTTATTCATTTCTTATGCATGTGTAGTCAATgatcttgacatattactaccatTTATGCCAATTTTTTGGTTCAAAAGAAAACAAATTGCCAATCCCACTCAATCTTGTTGTGAGCATAGCCAACAAATAAACTTGTTTCCAATCTGAGTTGGCATAGTGGTGAAgaaattgtattcttgaaagagcgGTCGCAAGTTCAAGGATAAGGTATGTACATCTCATTTGAAGCACAATTAGATGCCTCCCAAAGAATACATCATAATCCAATATTTCTATAAACCTTATATAAATTACTGACATCATAGATGATTTTCTTTCCTAATCAATCTCTTAAAAAAAGAGACTTACACACAGACGGAACCAAACCTTCAATTGAAAGTCTGGTGGAATAAGAGTACAATATTCACGTTCATGACAGCATGGTTTGTGAGAGGTCTTTTTCGAAAGTTTGATGTCGGTGTAGACAGGCACCGAGTAGTGCATTCATGAGTCATGGTCAGTATGAAGGCCGATAAGGATTAGATTTTTTGTGCCGACAATTTCTAATATGGCCGTATGAGGTGAACGTTGTCTCTCAACCGTACGATGCTGTCCATCGTATTATTGCAGTCTCCCACTATACTGACCGTTAGGAGGATTTCAATAAGGGTTTGCGGAGGCAATTGGTTGATCCCCAAGCTCAATATTCTTAGTGATATGGCCTTTTTATTATCAATAATTTCATTGTGGAATCAGAAATCTTAGACAATATGTATCTTTGTTTATCATTATAATATTATAAccgtattttatttttttcaatgttATGAGATAATTATGAATTATTTTTAACAAGGTTAGAAAGTGATACAATGATAATaaaaaatttgatttaaaaaaaaataataaaaaatttgatttaaaaaaaatatagataatTATGAGTGAAATTTATGGTTTGTTAATTGTTGTAGAGTATTTGGAACTCTTATTTTAATGTAGTCTAGGtctactaatttatttatttatttgataaaagtggatgaaaccactgaaattatattaaaattattgttttttacatgtgtctggttcaaagaggattgaagggaaagaaccagtaagaaaacccttcagtattgctcaagaaaacataggcctatctacccattacaaatgCCCATAGGCTCCCCAAAAACCCTCCTAGCTACATAGCcatccgcattagatataaaggaagctgtcTCAACCAACATATAGAAGAGAACATATCAAAATAGAACTAATGCCTTCAACCCAGAACCATCTTGTCTAATCAACACATGTTTCCAGTCCTCTAAATAGAATAAATCTCACAACTAGAAAAGAACCTATGATAAGTGATCCTGCCAGCACAAAAATGGTGAGCAAACATATGACAATCCAGATAAGAAGAAAACATGGATGTTGAAGACCCTGAGGAAGCAAAATAAGACCGAGCCATAAGGTAAGCCAAAGTAACAACCAAAGAAATAGCAGCAGGATGAGAAACCATATGAAACACCAAGCTATCTACAGTTTCCAGTTCCTCAAAAACATCCACCAACCACCAATTTTAACAAGTACTCTCCAAAGAGAACAAAGCATTTTGTGTTAGTACTAATTTATTTTTTATGTCATGAagagtaaaataaaaataaaaatgataactACAAATCATCTATAAGACAACATATTATAGTGGATGGCTCTCTAAGAAAATTAATGGAAATTCAAATTGTCAATAGACCTATTTCCTTGAGATGTATAATATCTATGAAACTTCAGTAGTAAGATAATATATTgagataaaatgattttttttaggatgttATAATTTGTTGTTGaaagaaattttttattaatacttatttctttttattaatgaaattattttatttgtaacatgTAGAAGGAAAAATATTTTCTTTGAGCATTAAAATCTCGCATTTTTTTATATAGAATGAACAAGCTTAGTGAATTTACAATATAAAGGTGTTATGGAAATTATGTTCTTGAATTCTAAATATTAATAATTGATAGTTTTTAATTGTTGATGAGCATATTTtcttattgttaagttgtacttACAACTATGATTGAAtagtttaaaatttcaattttaatatttcaGACTAGAGAAATTTTCTTTTGTTGTAGAAAAAGAAGAGACTCAATGAAGTGGTATAATAGAATTGATACATATAAGATCTCAAGAAATGGTAACATAAATATAATGTAAAGACTATATGTAAAATTTTCGCCTTAAAAAATCATTTTGGATAAAAATCATAACACAACAAAAATTTATTTATTGTATAAAATTCAATAATTCTCTAATACAATTGTGAATCTCATATTTCACTCTTAATCATCTATAAATATTTCTAAATGCATCaaatgtaattttacacttagcaTGAATCATGCAAAAGATAAACATGAGAAAGATAAGAAAATATCCAAAGTAACataaagaaaaatggaaaaattttACAACTTACAAAATAtgtaaaatatatgtaaaatatgatgaGATTTTCCAATGATTATAAAACATGCTAAGTATAGAAAATTTACTAACATTTTCCCAATTGCTAAATACATTATATAGGGACCCTTAATTATAAGTTTAGAGTGCCTATGCACATTAATATTCTATAGGCCAATAAAATTTCTTGAAATACTCATAACTTTGTTAATGAATCAACAATATTCTTTAGTGTATCAAACTTTTTCAATAATACTCATTTTCCTTCAAGTATTTCTCTTGAAAAGGTATATTGCACTCTAATATGCTTTGATTGAGCATGATAAATAGCATTCTTGACCAGATATATTAGAACGCAGGAATCCCTTTGAATGGAACGCAGACAGAAGGCAAGTCCATAGATAGTCGTATGAGACGGCCCTCGTCTCGTCTGCGCAGCAAAATAACCATTTATTCGCGGAGTCGCGCTGCAAAGATCACTTATCAAACTGCGCCAGAACGTATACTGAATCTGCCGGTTTATGTGTGGCATCAGTATATTTATCATAAAAATTGTAATTCTCGTAACGCAGATAACAGCCGTCGTAGTATGCTTTGCAGGACATATAGGGACAGTTGCGTGCTTGCTTCTCTGCAAAGTTTATGCAGTCGACGCAATCGGCAGGGGATTTATCCTTTCTGCACTGCGCCAGAACGTATACTGAATCTGCCAGATCTGTTGGTGTCTCCTTGTCTGTTGTAGCAAATCCAGATGGAGCAACTTCTTCCACCACAGTTTCCAGCGCGGCGTTCAAAATTTGCTTGAAGACGGTTGCGTTACCGCTGGGGCCATAGTTGCATTGGTAGGATAAAAGCTTGGCCTCAGGATCTGCTCTAATGGGAGCCATTGCTatgcataataaaataataaaccttAAAATTTTATCCGCAGGCTGGGCAGTTGCATCGACCACTCTGCAATTCCCCATTGATATTCGAGGCAAACTTGAAATACCAGTGCCGAAGACGTATTTTGCTGCTTTGTTAAGACCACCAAATCTTATAAACCATGATAATAAAAAATATGGTTAGAAATAGACCTAGTGTTAGTCCTAACCCTGATTACCGTTACAGTTATGTTTAGAATAGAATTAGTATTATTGTTATATTTAGAATTAGAGTTATGATTAAGGATACAATCAAAATTATGTTAAGGAAAGGAAATCGTGCGGAGAGTTCTAAGGGTTTTTTGCATGGTTGTTTCTGTGTATTGTGTGTTTCTTTGTGGTTTTTCTGATGTCATATCATATTTATTGTGAGATGTTTTAGCCTTTTCATGGCTTCAGCGAGCCTCAACCTAGCTAGTGTTGGAGTTTTGGCATCTGGCAATCATGACACCGCCAATCAAACGGCCTAGGAAATTTGTTCCCAAAGTTTTTCACGAGGTACACTTTTTGGTACCCCAGATTTTGTCTTGCTTGTTCAAGGCTTGTCAATGGCTTGAAATTTTTACTTTAATAGGTTGTTTTGTGGGGAATGTTCCATTTAAAAGCATGCTTCCTAAATGGATTGCCAATGCCTAGGCCCCTCATGGGGTCAAGGTTGACGGCATCCAGAATCTCACCAAAGGATTTTTTTGTTTCGTTTGGACGATTCCACCCATGTGCATGATATTATACATCATTGGGCTTGGTTTGTTCAATCCTCTTTGCTTGTTTTTCAGTCATGGTCATGAGACttttttgtctttgatgacaagaaGCCGAAAGTCCTAGTCTGGATATAATTTTTTGGTCTCCCTTTTCCTTGTTAGCCCTTTATGTAGACGATTGCCCAATCCATTGGCAAGGTGGTGGTTTGCATGGACCCCGATTGTTTTTCCATACCCATCCTCAAAAAGGGTATGCGTTGAAGTGGATTTGTTTTAGGACATCAAAAAGACTAGAGATATTTAGATAGGAGGTTTGTGTTACTCTCAACAAGTAATTTATCTGAACTTGCCCAATACTTGTTTTTGGTGCCAATCTTCAGAACATAAGATTAAGGACTATCCTTTGGTTCCCTCAAGAGATAGAACTCCTCCCAAGGAAGTTGCTCCTCCTTGTTTTGAAGCTCCCAAAACTAAGGATGGTTGGACTACCATTGTTCGCAAAGGAAAGGGCTTTTCAACCACTTCTCAAAATCCTTCAAACTCTATTGTTTCTCAAATGCAACCCCAAGTTTCTTCGTAGCGCAGCCACAACCATAGCCGTCACCATTGCAACAACCAattttaaaccatgttttacaGGGGAAGAAGCCTACAGGCTTCGGTGGTGCCCACTCTTCTTGGGGATGCACCCCCTGCCCGCTTCTCTTGTTTTGGTTCAAACATCCTCTCTACGTGATTCTCATAGCCCTTTTGCGTGTGTTGAGGATAGCAACAAACCTCCTAAAAAGTGGCGAGTAGTTCCACACTCAGGTTTCTAGTCAAAAGATTTTTTGCAAAACAGTTTCTCCTTTGTTGAGGACAAGGATAACATACATGATTTTCAATCATGAATTTCATGTCTTGGAATGTTCAAGGTCTTTCTGACCTTTCTTGGAAGTATTTCATGTGGGATACTTGACTGGATATCTGggtattgatttttttaatttttaagagaTTAAAATTGTTGCTTTCATGTTTACTACTACATGCCATGTTATTTGGTCAAATGGCCATGTTTTTGCTTTAGATCACGAAGGTAGTTGAGGAGGTGTTGTCACCCTTCTCTTGCCATGTTGGCAATCCTCTATTGTGAATTGTGGAGTGGACCCACTCAGAGATTGGTTTGGGTCCTCATATTAGTTGACAATCATTCCTTTaggatcattaatgtttatgctcccaatgatggtGTGGAAAGATCTCATCTTTAGCGATGGATTTTAGATTTGTTGCCACATACTACTTGGGTTTTGTGTGGCAACTTTAATATCGCTGAGGTGGTTTCTGATAACGAAGGTGTTTTGCCTTTTTGATGGACAACTAGGGAGAGAGAAGCCTGGTTTTACATGcat from Cryptomeria japonica unplaced genomic scaffold, Sugi_1.0 HiC_scaffold_1958, whole genome shotgun sequence encodes the following:
- the LOC131873535 gene encoding cysteine-rich repeat secretory protein 55-like → MGNCRVVDATAQPADKILRFIILLCIAMAPIRADPEAKLLSYQCNYGPSGNATVFKQILNAALETVVEEVAPSGFATTDKETPTDLADSVYVLAQCRKDKSPADCVDCINFAEKQARNCPYMSCKAYYDGCYLRYENYNFYDKYTDATHKPADSVYVLAQFDK